From the Chelonoidis abingdonii isolate Lonesome George chromosome 12, CheloAbing_2.0, whole genome shotgun sequence genome, one window contains:
- the MRPS18B gene encoding small ribosomal subunit protein mS40, with protein sequence MAASRGTMLLRRAASSLPGLALFPRLFWAQAAPAASFLRLQRPLLRVFSTETDPAASAEPVAFDTESRFKEKPWEYLETEEYIEKYGDKPIWFGYRRNHKGSIPTQKTRKTCIRGEKIVGNPCPICRDQKLHVDYRVKGYTLPSPSTAGVCMKQQKRLTQAIDQARDHGLLSFHIPLVTLQGKDYTNQHQAVTKTPPAPSLQSQTSWYPWYEWQQPPEKDIARIRRMYKDYLKEETGPA encoded by the exons ATGGCGGCTTCCAGGGGTACTATGTTACTGCGAAGGGCCGCGAGCAGCCTCCCTGGGCTGGCTCTGTTCCCGAGGCTCTTCTGGGCCCAG gctgctcctgctgcctcgTTCCTGCGGCTCCAGCGCCCACTGCTCCGGGTGTTCAGCACGGAGACGGACCCAGCCGCGTCAGCAGAGCCAGTCGCCTTTGACACCGAATCGCGCTTTAAGGAGAAACCCTGGGAGTATCTAGAGACGGAAG AGTACATCGAGAAATACGGTGACAAGCCCATCTGGTTCGGCTATCGACGTAACCACAAGGGATCCATCCCCACTCAGAAGACCCGCAAGACCTGCATA agaggagagaagattgtggggaacccctgccccatctgccGAGACCAGAAACTCCACGTGGACTACAGGGTAAAGGGCT ACACGCTACCCTCTCCTTCCACTGCAGGTGTCTGCATGAAGCAGCAGAAACGCTTGACCCAGGCGATTGACCAAGCTCGTGACCATG GGCTCTTGAGCTTCCACATACCCTTGGTGACGCTGCAAGGCAAGGACTACACCAACCAGCACCAGGCGGTGACCAAGacgccccccgccccctccctgcagagccagACATCCTGGTACCCCTGGTATGAGTGGCAGCAGCCGCctgaaaaggacattgccaggATCCGCAGGATGTACAAGGACTATCTGAAGGAGGAGACCGGCCCGGCATGA
- the PPP1R10 gene encoding serine/threonine-protein phosphatase 1 regulatory subunit 10 isoform X2, whose translation MGSGPIDPHELLKGLDCFLGRDGEVKNTEGVTKIFNLMKDAQKMVSRCIYLNILLQTRAQDILAKFIRVGGYKLLNTWLTSSKASSNVPLLQQILLTLQHLPLTVDHLKQNNTAKLVKQLSKSSEDEELRRLASILVSDWMGVIRSQSSAQPAERDKKKRKEESKGKAPIQEKPQEAKVEAKAEETPEKKREKPKSLRTTAPSHAKFRSTGLELETPSLVPLKKNPNTVVVSEKYNLKPMPIKRQSTSAHSGDNPPVEKKYKPLNTTPNSTKEIKVKIIPAQPMEGLGFLDALNSAPIPGIKIKKKKKVLSPTAAKASPFEGKPAPEASTAKPSSPEPATASEPMEVDRPGTPVPAVEVPELMETASSEQNSDAKPSESATDSTRLTKKGKKKKTVTWPEESKLREYFYFELDETERVNVNKIKDFGEAAKREMLKDRHAFETARRLSHDAMEEKVPWVYPKLIDLPSPLVQPGSGSREKFTQAEREKGILQEIFLSKESVPDSPHEPDPESYEPLPPKLIPLDEGGPNNHKTEELMKQPDYSDKIKHLLGNLQTQPPGPSGVPHGLLGQGPLANGFPPGPKNMQHFPPGGPGPMPGPHGGPGGPNMPPGPGMPGGPRMMGPPPPQRGEFWDPPDGGMRGNPHGGMRGGGPGPGPGPGPFHRGRGGELPFRGRGGGGRSGGPPNGRGGPPNNGMGGGGGHGGGGHSGGHGGHGGGHGRGHGGHGGGHGGGGHGGGHGGGGHGGGHGGDHGRGHPGDHGRGHGGGHGGDMSSRPVCRHFMLKGSCRYENNCAFYHPGVNGPPLP comes from the exons ATGGGCTCTGGACCAATCGATCCTCATGAGCTCCTAAAAGGATTAGATTGCTTCCTGGGGAGAGATGGAGAAGTCAAAAATACAGAAGGGGTCACCAAGATTTTCAA TTTAATGAAAGACGCACAGAAAATGGTCAGTCGCTGCATCTACCTGAACATCCTGCTGCAGACCCGGGCGCAAGACATCCTGGCAAA GTTCATCCGGGTCGGGGGTTACAAACTTCTCAACACTTGGCTCACCAGCTCCAAGGCATCTAGCAACGTGCCCCTACTGCAGCAGATCCTGCTCACGCTGCAGCACCTGCCACTCACTGTAGATCACCTGAAGCAA AACAACACGGCGAAACTGGTGAAGCAGCTTAGCAAGTCAAGCGAGGATGAAG AGCTCCGCAGACTGGCCTCCATCCTCGTCAGCGACTGGATGGGTGTCATCCGCTCCCAGAGCAGCGCGCAGCCTGCAG agCGAGACAAGAAAAAGCGGAAGGAAGAGAGTAAGGGCAAAGCACCTATCCAGGAGAAGCCTCAGGAAGCCAAGGTGGAAGCCAAGGCAGAGGAGACGCcggagaagaagagagagaagccaAAATCGCTACGCACCACGGCGCCCAGCCATGCCAAATTCCGCTCCACTG GGTTGGAATTGGAGACTCCCTCACTGGTTCCTCTAAAGAAGAACCCCAACACTGTAGTGGTGTCTGAAAAATATAACCTGAAGCCGATGCCGATAAAGAGACAAAG CACATCCGCCCACTCTGGAGACAACCCACCAGTAGAGAAAAAATACAAGCCTCTGAACACCACCcccaacagcaccaaggaaatcAAAGTCAAGATCATCCCTGCGCAGC CAATGGAGGGCTTGGGCTTCCTGGATGCCCTGAACTCTGCCCCTATCCCAGGGATCaagatcaaaaagaaaaagaaagtcttGTCTCCTACGGCAGCCAAG GCGAGCCCATTTGAAGGGAAGCCAGCCCCAGAAGCGAGCACTGCTAAGCCATCTTCTCCAGAACCTGCTACTGCATCCGAGCCGATGGAGGTGGATCGGCCCGGTACTCCTGTGCCGGCAGTAGAGGTCCCAGAGCTGATGGAGACTG CCTCGTCTGAGCAGAACTCGGATGCCAAGCCCTCCGAGAGTGCCACTGACTCCACGCGGCTTACCAAGAAGGgcaagaagaagaaaacagtGACTTGGCCTGAAGAGAGCAAGCTGCGGGAGTACTTCTACTTCGAGCTGGATGAGACTGAGCGGG TCAACGTGAACAAGATCAAGGACTTCGGTGAGGCAGCCAAGCGAGAGATGCTGAAGGACCGGCATGCCTTCGAGACAGCGCGCCGGCTCAGCCATGATGCCATGGAAGAGAAGGTGCCCTGGGTTTACCCCAAGCTCATCGACCTGCCTAGCCCCCTGGTGCAGCCGGGCAGCGGCAGCCGTGAAAAGTTCACCCAGGCCGAGAGGGAGAAGGGCATCCTGCAGGAGATCTTCCTTTCCAAGGAGAG CGTTCCAGACAGTCCCCACGAACCCGACCCGGAGTCATACGAACCCCTGCCGCCCAAACTCATCCCGCTCGACGAG GGCGGGCCCAACAACCACAAGACGGAGGAGCTAATGAAGCAGCCAGATTACTCGGACAAGATCAAACACTTGCTTGGCAACCTCCAGACACAGCCCCCGGGGCCTTCAGGAG TGCCCCACGGGCTCCTGGGCCAAGGGCCTCTCGCCAATGGATTCCCACCTGGACCAAAGAACATGCAGCATTTCCCTCCCGGGGGGCCAGGACCCATGCCTG gtCCCCATGGTGGCCCGGGGGGTCCCAACATGCCCCCAGGTCCCGGCATGCCTGGTGGGCCCAGGATGATgggccctccccctccccagcgaGGCGAGTTCTGGGATCCCCCTGACGGCGGCATGCGGGGAAACCCTCATGGGGGTATGCGAGGGGGTGGCCCCGGCCCGGGGCCTGGACCAGGCCCTTTCCACCGGGGGCGAGGCGGGGAGCTCCCCTTCCgggggcgaggaggaggtgggCGCAGTGGTGGCCCCCCCAATGGCAGAGGTGGGCCTCCTAACAACGGCATGGGTGGAGGAGGCGGCCACGGCGGCGGTGGCCACAGCGGAGGTCACGGAGGCCATGGTGGAGGCCACGGCAGGGGCCACGGCGGCCATGGTGGGGGCCACGGAGGCGGCGGCCATGGTGGAGGCCACGGAGGCGGCGGTCATGGCGGTGGCCACGGAGGAGATCACGGCAGAGGCCACCCAGGGGATCATGGCCGGGGTCATGGTGGAGGCCACGGAGGAG ACATGTCGAGCCGCCCCGTGTGTCGCCACTTCATGTTGAAAGGCAGCTGCAGGTACGAGAACAACTGTGCCTTCTACCATCCCGGAGTGAATGGGCCGCCCCTGCCGTAG
- the PPP1R10 gene encoding serine/threonine-protein phosphatase 1 regulatory subunit 10 isoform X1: protein MGSGPIDPHELLKGLDCFLGRDGEVKNTEGVTKIFNLMKDAQKMVSRCIYLNILLQTRAQDILAKFIRVGGYKLLNTWLTSSKASSNVPLLQQILLTLQHLPLTVDHLKQNNTAKLVKQLSKSSEDEELRRLASILVSDWMGVIRSQSSAQPAERDKKKRKEESKGKAPIQEKPQEAKVEAKAEETPEKKREKPKSLRTTAPSHAKFRSTGLELETPSLVPLKKNPNTVVVSEKYNLKPMPIKRQSTSAHSGDNPPVEKKYKPLNTTPNSTKEIKVKIIPAQPMEGLGFLDALNSAPIPGIKIKKKKKVLSPTAAKASPFEGKPAPEASTAKPSSPEPATASEPMEVDRPGTPVPAVEVPELMETASSEQNSDAKPSESATDSTRLTKKGKKKKTVTWPEESKLREYFYFELDETERVNVNKIKDFGEAAKREMLKDRHAFETARRLSHDAMEEKVPWVYPKLIDLPSPLVQPGSGSREKFTQAEREKGILQEIFLSKESVPDSPHEPDPESYEPLPPKLIPLDEECTMDEAAYQEGLDPAAASQSPDGAGASKLPPVLANLMGSMGAGKSPQGPNPSSSMNVQEILTSIMGGPNNHKTEELMKQPDYSDKIKHLLGNLQTQPPGPSGVPHGLLGQGPLANGFPPGPKNMQHFPPGGPGPMPGPHGGPGGPNMPPGPGMPGGPRMMGPPPPQRGEFWDPPDGGMRGNPHGGMRGGGPGPGPGPGPFHRGRGGELPFRGRGGGGRSGGPPNGRGGPPNNGMGGGGGHGGGGHSGGHGGHGGGHGRGHGGHGGGHGGGGHGGGHGGGGHGGGHGGDHGRGHPGDHGRGHGGGHGGDMSSRPVCRHFMLKGSCRYENNCAFYHPGVNGPPLP, encoded by the exons ATGGGCTCTGGACCAATCGATCCTCATGAGCTCCTAAAAGGATTAGATTGCTTCCTGGGGAGAGATGGAGAAGTCAAAAATACAGAAGGGGTCACCAAGATTTTCAA TTTAATGAAAGACGCACAGAAAATGGTCAGTCGCTGCATCTACCTGAACATCCTGCTGCAGACCCGGGCGCAAGACATCCTGGCAAA GTTCATCCGGGTCGGGGGTTACAAACTTCTCAACACTTGGCTCACCAGCTCCAAGGCATCTAGCAACGTGCCCCTACTGCAGCAGATCCTGCTCACGCTGCAGCACCTGCCACTCACTGTAGATCACCTGAAGCAA AACAACACGGCGAAACTGGTGAAGCAGCTTAGCAAGTCAAGCGAGGATGAAG AGCTCCGCAGACTGGCCTCCATCCTCGTCAGCGACTGGATGGGTGTCATCCGCTCCCAGAGCAGCGCGCAGCCTGCAG agCGAGACAAGAAAAAGCGGAAGGAAGAGAGTAAGGGCAAAGCACCTATCCAGGAGAAGCCTCAGGAAGCCAAGGTGGAAGCCAAGGCAGAGGAGACGCcggagaagaagagagagaagccaAAATCGCTACGCACCACGGCGCCCAGCCATGCCAAATTCCGCTCCACTG GGTTGGAATTGGAGACTCCCTCACTGGTTCCTCTAAAGAAGAACCCCAACACTGTAGTGGTGTCTGAAAAATATAACCTGAAGCCGATGCCGATAAAGAGACAAAG CACATCCGCCCACTCTGGAGACAACCCACCAGTAGAGAAAAAATACAAGCCTCTGAACACCACCcccaacagcaccaaggaaatcAAAGTCAAGATCATCCCTGCGCAGC CAATGGAGGGCTTGGGCTTCCTGGATGCCCTGAACTCTGCCCCTATCCCAGGGATCaagatcaaaaagaaaaagaaagtcttGTCTCCTACGGCAGCCAAG GCGAGCCCATTTGAAGGGAAGCCAGCCCCAGAAGCGAGCACTGCTAAGCCATCTTCTCCAGAACCTGCTACTGCATCCGAGCCGATGGAGGTGGATCGGCCCGGTACTCCTGTGCCGGCAGTAGAGGTCCCAGAGCTGATGGAGACTG CCTCGTCTGAGCAGAACTCGGATGCCAAGCCCTCCGAGAGTGCCACTGACTCCACGCGGCTTACCAAGAAGGgcaagaagaagaaaacagtGACTTGGCCTGAAGAGAGCAAGCTGCGGGAGTACTTCTACTTCGAGCTGGATGAGACTGAGCGGG TCAACGTGAACAAGATCAAGGACTTCGGTGAGGCAGCCAAGCGAGAGATGCTGAAGGACCGGCATGCCTTCGAGACAGCGCGCCGGCTCAGCCATGATGCCATGGAAGAGAAGGTGCCCTGGGTTTACCCCAAGCTCATCGACCTGCCTAGCCCCCTGGTGCAGCCGGGCAGCGGCAGCCGTGAAAAGTTCACCCAGGCCGAGAGGGAGAAGGGCATCCTGCAGGAGATCTTCCTTTCCAAGGAGAG CGTTCCAGACAGTCCCCACGAACCCGACCCGGAGTCATACGAACCCCTGCCGCCCAAACTCATCCCGCTCGACGAG GAATGCACCATGGACGAGGCCGCCTACCAGGAAGGACTCGACCCAGCCGCCGCCTCGCAGTCTCCCGACGGAGCCGGGGCCTCCAAGCTGCCCCCAGTGCTGGCCAACCTGATGGGGAGCATGGGAGCCGGCAAGAGCCCTCAGGGCCCCAACCCCAGCTCCTCCATGAACGTGCAGGAGATCCTCACCTCCATCATG GGCGGGCCCAACAACCACAAGACGGAGGAGCTAATGAAGCAGCCAGATTACTCGGACAAGATCAAACACTTGCTTGGCAACCTCCAGACACAGCCCCCGGGGCCTTCAGGAG TGCCCCACGGGCTCCTGGGCCAAGGGCCTCTCGCCAATGGATTCCCACCTGGACCAAAGAACATGCAGCATTTCCCTCCCGGGGGGCCAGGACCCATGCCTG gtCCCCATGGTGGCCCGGGGGGTCCCAACATGCCCCCAGGTCCCGGCATGCCTGGTGGGCCCAGGATGATgggccctccccctccccagcgaGGCGAGTTCTGGGATCCCCCTGACGGCGGCATGCGGGGAAACCCTCATGGGGGTATGCGAGGGGGTGGCCCCGGCCCGGGGCCTGGACCAGGCCCTTTCCACCGGGGGCGAGGCGGGGAGCTCCCCTTCCgggggcgaggaggaggtgggCGCAGTGGTGGCCCCCCCAATGGCAGAGGTGGGCCTCCTAACAACGGCATGGGTGGAGGAGGCGGCCACGGCGGCGGTGGCCACAGCGGAGGTCACGGAGGCCATGGTGGAGGCCACGGCAGGGGCCACGGCGGCCATGGTGGGGGCCACGGAGGCGGCGGCCATGGTGGAGGCCACGGAGGCGGCGGTCATGGCGGTGGCCACGGAGGAGATCACGGCAGAGGCCACCCAGGGGATCATGGCCGGGGTCATGGTGGAGGCCACGGAGGAG ACATGTCGAGCCGCCCCGTGTGTCGCCACTTCATGTTGAAAGGCAGCTGCAGGTACGAGAACAACTGTGCCTTCTACCATCCCGGAGTGAATGGGCCGCCCCTGCCGTAG